ccatttcttgaatttaatcattcctatcttttcttcttactcaATTTTTCAAACCTCAAATTGCTCCCAGCTTCCTCCCCATAGGTTTGGTCAGCAAATACTTTCTCGACCCACTTGATGAGTTGAAACGGTCAAATTCTTACTTGGCGTTTCTAGAACTTTGATGAATAGGGAACAAAGGAACCTGAGTGTTGCAAAAACAAGCGATAGAcataagaagaagatgaatcaaACACTGAATTTACATGGTTCGATCGTAAAGACCTACATCCATTGGGATAGCAGcgatgaatttcactataaataaaGTAATACAAGAAGATTaaacactcgagtcactcaaacagtCTCTCGATGTTTCCCAAGctccaattacacccaataacacacgcAGTGTTTAGacccgaaattcctcaaaaaataatatctcaatctcacgaaagaattacatgcaaatcttatcataagatttaattggcttaaacactaaatcttcttggatgtaattcacggacaagaacaacaaataaaatccctcccaagcactcaaaGACAGATGACGCTTCAAGCCCTcggccacaagtctatatacCATAAGTgagacccttattcttttgtcaAGTTCTCAttggattttgtttcctatcttgCATGACACTCACTTTAATCCCAAGATGCAAATCAAAGTCAACACCaaactttcttattttgttgTTATCTTGAATGATTTTAACCAAAACATATctctgtatattttaaacaaaatccaagtccaagtcaaagttggactttcctatttcaaCGGCCAAATTCTCCAACGCAAATTCGAAtttttgggaagttgatcttcggatcttctttgctcgatttcaaACGTCCGCAAAATATCCGATTCAAAATGTTTCAGATTTTCGCAGtgggctcaaactcgagacatattttaataagGATATTCAATTTACATCTCCAACTTCAGAAAAATGACTTCCCCTTAACTCTATATGAATGAAGACCCGCAGAGTTTTCACAAACCAAAACATTCTCCCTGCCCATATCAGCACATCAGCTCCTTAACCCACTGCCCATTGCAAAAGTTCTAGCAATCGAAAATGAAGATTCAGGTGATTTCGAAGGAGACAATTATGCCATCCTCGGCAACTCCTAGTCCAGTCCAGACCTACAGATTCTCTCTTTTAGACCAGCTTGCTCCTCCATTCTATGTCCCTGTGGTTTTGTTCTATTCCGCCCCTGACCCTGAACAAGATTTCGATCACGTGAACATCTATGAGAAGCTGAAGACTTCCCTATCAGAATGTCTGAGCTGCTTTTACCCATTGGCTGGTCGGAGCAAGGGAGATGAGCACGCGGTTGACCTCGGCCAAGGAGCAGTCTTCGTGAGAACTCGTGTTAATGCTCGACTCGCCAAACTCCTTGCAAACCCAGAACTGAAATTGGTACAGCAGCTTCTCCCATTGGATCCATAACATACAATGTCAAAATGCCCTCGTCACTGCCATTCAGCTGAACCTGTTCAACTGTGGTGGGATAGGCATAGGCATTGGTGTCTGTATCTCTCACAAAATTGCAGACGGAACGACACTTTCGACTTTCCTAAGTTCTTGGGGGGCCATTTCTCGAGGCGCAAGTAAGTTGGTCGCTCCATATCAAGACACGACCACAATATTCCCACCTAGAGAGTTCCGAGTCCCTCTGCCAAACAATTTGATCAAAAAGAGAAGATAGTCACAAAGAGGTTCGAGTTTGATTCGGCCAGCTTAGCCGCTTTGAGAACCAAAGCTGGCGATGGGTCGACATCTAAAAGTCCAACTCTTATTGAAGCCGTGACCGCTCTTATATGCAAAGCTGCCATGAATGCTAGAACTGAAATATCGGGGAACGGAAGGTCCTCAACCGTGATATCGCATGTGGTAAATTTAAGAGGAAGAATGAACCCTCCTCTGCCCGATCACTCTTTTGGCAATATCTGGAGATTCGCCACTGCAACCattaaggaggaagaagatgatgcagAACTGCACGTTTTGGCGGATCACTTGAGGACAGCGATAAGGAAGATCGACGATGATTACGTGAGGAAACTTCAAGGTGAGGGCCTGCGAATCTATGAGAGAAGTGCACGAACTGATGTATAAAGGAGACGTGGAGTCCTACAGGTTCAGCAGCTGGGTGAGGTTTCCCTTTTACGAGACCGATTTCGGATGGGGAAAACCAGTCTGGGCGTGCATTAGCAGCGTCCCGATAAAGAACGTGGTGATATTGATGAGCAGTTGGTCCGGAAACGGATTAGAGGCATGGGTGACACTGGATGAACAAGAGATGGCCAAATTTCAAAGCGATCCTCTGCTCCTGCAATTTGTTTCTCTGCACTCTATGTCTCCCAAAATCTAGTAGTATTATCACAGGCTTGGCTTGTTTATAGCACATTGTAGAAAATTTGCCTGCATGTAGATCTGGAACCATAATATGCAATCTGAGGAAGATTT
The nucleotide sequence above comes from Eucalyptus grandis isolate ANBG69807.140 chromosome 2, ASM1654582v1, whole genome shotgun sequence. Encoded proteins:
- the LOC104435603 gene encoding stemmadenine O-acetyltransferase, which produces MKIQVISKETIMPSSATPSPVQTYRFSLLDQLAPPFYVPVVLFYSAPDPEQDFDHVNIYEKLKTSLSECLSCFYPLAGRSKGDEHAVDLGQGAVFVRTRVNARLAKLLANPELKLIVTKRFEFDSASLAALRTKAGDGSTSKSPTLIEAVTALICKAAMNARTEISGNGRSSTVISHVVNLRGRMNPPLPDHSFGNIWRFATATIKEEEDDAELHVLADHLRTAIRKIDDDYVRKLQGEGLRIYERSARTDV